Below is a genomic region from Bacillus spongiae.
TCACTTTATTGGCTCTTATTGATATAAAGCACAAAGCATATCATTCTCCTAATCAATTGAAATGCGTCTAGCAATATGATCCCATAGGATTGAAAGGTTCTTCATTAAGATACCTTAATGCCTTCCAAAAAGGTCTTCATGGTAATAGAAAGGGAGATAGGATAACAGACTCAGAATAAAGCTTCAAAAGGGCCGAGAGTGTAAACATAGTAAATGAAAAAATACCGTAATAATTATAGTCTTACCAGTTATTGTATCAAAGGCCATTAAGTTCATGAAGTCAAATGAAGGAAGGTCCTGATAGGGAACCAGAACTGTTTATGGTCTTTTGAAGGAATAAAGGAACATCATAGAATTAGTATATTTGGGAATTGAGCTTTTTTAAATTCAAATTGAATTGTGTAGACATATAAGGAATTAAATGGTATTTTGAATCTGATGAATAAATCTATCAAATGTATATAATTACGATTAACAGGAGGAGATTAATATTAAGAAAATTATTTTTTCCTTAGTTAGTGTAACTGCTATTTTGTTATTTTTGTTAATCGACAGTAATGCTAATTATGGTAACGAGAAATTCAGTGCCCCTACCAAGGATAGCGATATTTTTACGCCAGTTTTGGAATACGTAATTGATAGTTATGATTATGTATTTGCTGTACAAGCGATTAAACAAGATCATGAAATTTGGATTGATATTGATGAAAGGGAAAGTGAAGAAGAGGTAAAAAATTATTTAGAAGAAAATCTACCTGATTCAATATTAAGTGTCTATAGTATTAACTTTAACAAACGTAGTTTGGACAATATCCGGTAAAAATATATGTTTCTATTCGTAAAACGGTAATGACAGAAAAACGCCTGATAATTAGTAATAAATCTAATTTCTCACTAAGGATATATCTCAGAGGATAAGGTTACTACGCTGATGAATTTAAATTAGGATTTAGTCAAAATAAAACGGAAGAAAATATAGCTGATTCAGCTTATCATTACTTCAAGTTTAAGTTATACCGAGAAATATTTAATACGAAGCAATGGATGTAGCCAGCAGGCAATTCGATTCTTCAAGAATAAAAAAAAGTGTCCATTCTTTATTTTATTAGTATTTATAAAACGTATAAATGAATTATTTTCTTGTTTTGAGAACAAAGAGGGGGGAGAGCCGTGAAAAACTTGATAAAGGAATCTGAACAATTTATTTTGTACTCTTTAAGTGACGGAGTGTATGCTGCAATATCTAAACCTGGTCAAGGTGCATGGAGTAACGCAGGTATCGTAGACCTCGGTGAAGCATTATTAATTTTTGATTCATTTTCTACTCCTTCAGCTGGATATGAATTAAGAAGGCAAGCTGAAGACATGACAGGAAAAAAGGTTAAGTACCTCATCAACAGTCATTACCACGGTGATCACACTTTTGGAAATCAGGCATTTATTGATACAACCATTATTTCTACTTCTTTGACCAGGAAATGGATAGAAGAAAAAAACAAAATGGATGATGTAGCGAAAGAAATAGAAGAGATGCAAGTATATTTAAAGAGCCTCAAAGATCAAATCCAGAAGAATCAAGACAGAATTATGAAGGCTAGTTTAGAAAACCAGTTGAATGAAATGACAAAAGTACTGAATGACTTACCTATTATGAAAATTGTATTACCACACGTTATATTTGACGAAAAGCTGATTATAGAAGGAACAAAGAGAAAGGTTGAATTACACTGTTTTGGTGGAGGACATTCCCCAAGCGATACATTTATGTATTTACCGCTTGAAAAAATCGGGTTTATGGGTGATGTAGTTACAGAAGATTTACATTTACCTATTTATAATCCTGAAGAATTTCAATTGATCTTGGATAAAGTGAAGCAAATGGATATTGAAACCTTTATTCCTGGTCATGGTAACGTAGGAAATCGTGACATACTATATACGTTAGAAGAGTATCTATCATTTTTAATTAAAAGCTCAAAGGAGGCAATTGCAAATAAGGTTCCATTAGAATCCTTTGTTGAAAATGTAGAGACTCCCAGCAAGTATAAAGACTGGAAAGGTATAAAAGGCATCCAAGGTAACCTTTCAGCAGCGTATTCATACTATTCGGGGGAGTAAGATTTATGAGCGCCCTTCGGTATGAGTGAAAATTAAGAGAATAGTACCTCGCTACTATTAATCCTATTAGTACATAAGTAATATAGAATAATTGTTATTTTTTGTTAAGATTATCTTATAAAAATGGTATATACCTTTTTTCATAAGGGGGAGGAAAGTGGAGAATAAGAAGCAGCTGCAAAAAATCAACTGGGTTGTATTTGCGACTCTAGTAGTAATATTTGTACTTTTCTCATACAATCAGACGATTAATACCGTAACGAGCTCATCCTTAGATGGACCTCAATCACGCATAGATTTTGGTATGAGTGGTTTTTCAACTTCATTCCTAATCATTTTACTTTTTCTTTCAGCATTATTAGTAATCGGCTGGAAGCGATTATTCCCATTTAATGTACCTATAGCTATCGTACTGCTTGGTTTTTATTTTCAGTTCCTTTTTATCATATTTACTACAGGTTGGATTGGCTTCGCAGGAACTTTCATATTAGCGATATGTGTAGCAGTCAGTTTAATAATGATTATTTCTTACGCGATCTACCTACTCAAATATAAAGAGGAATCCCGAGTTAAATAATTCTAAACAAAATAAAATAATAACGATATTTGTTCCTTTTTGAACTACTTTGTGTGTAGGCTAATATCAGTTAAAACGTATATCACTGAAGTTATGATTTATTGAAGGGAGTCCAGTTCATGTCATTATTGAGCAAGTTATTCGGAAAAAGTAGCCCTAAGCAACAAGAATACAAACGTCCTAGCTATGCTGGCACTTTGAGTATTTTGGTTATTTATAAAGAGGAAAAATATGATGATGCTGGAGAGCATATAGAGGAGCATTTTGAATTAATAGAAGAGCTATGGAATTATTCTTCCATAGATACATCAGGTTATACGTCATTAGATAGGGTCAAAAATGATTTTGGTACTAAATTACCGGTTTTTCCTGAATACCCATTGATAGGAGTTTATAAGGGAGAAAATCAGCTATTTATATCATCTGATTTAAAAGAAGTACAACAATTTATTGAAGAGTACGAGAGAACATATGAATAGTATAAAGGGCTCTATATAGATTGAACTAATTTCACATTCAAGTAACGTAGAAAGGTCAATATCTCAATTTTATTACTGTGATATTGACCTTTTTTACTATTAAAAGTCCTCTTATAAATCCTATTTTTTTGCAACTACTTTAAGAATCAAAACGACTTTGTAATTAATCAACACGATGAGCATCTTCTAGGATGCTTTTTTACTTAGTAGGAGGGGGGACAAGCAGATTTTGACGAAAATATAGCTAAGGATTTGTTATTATATTTAGACTGTTGAAGTGTTCGAGAGTTACTAACGAAATTATTATTTAATGGAAGAAAACGTAAAATTCGAACAGTATTATGTAAACTAACGAATAGAATGAAACACAAGGTAATGCGTATAGACGAGTAAAAATAATGACTTAAAGTGATACAATTAATGAATTTAATAGTAAAAGTATAAATAATAAAATAACTGTCACTGATATATAAAAACGATCAACGAGTTATTTGTTATGTAAAAATAAATTAATCTGTACAACTAATCAATATTTCAAAAAAACAAATTTTGTCTCATTATTAATAGTATACTTTTGAAATGAGACAAAATTACGATTTTAAAATCGACTTTCTATAATATATATTATGTAAACTAGAAAAAATAATAATAAGGAAACAATACTCTTTACTTATCGTCCTACTCCCTCTTTAACGACACGGAAACTTGAAATAAAAAGGTTCCTAAAGTATTTAATTATATGCTTTGGGTATGATTATGGCTCATCCCTATTCTGTTTCTTACACCTTCATTACTTGTATTTTTACCAATTGTTTAAAAGAAATTAAGCAGAATAATATTTCTACCTCAAACTTTTCATATTGAAAGTGAATTCTTACAGAAAACGCCTGGATAGCTTTAGTACAAAATTATTAGTATTTCCTTTCAATCTTATTAGCTGAAAAGCCCTTTGCAACAATATAGGAATCACCCATCTCTAACAGTTTATAATCTGTGCTATATTCCCGACTGTTTCTATAGTGAAGTGGCAACACAGTTGTTTTAAAACCGTACATAGTTAAGACATTTCTATAGGAATCCATTAGGTTAATTGGGCCTGTTGCAAAAAGTCCAAATTCCCCTTCTAGAAGCTTATCAACTCGACCATTTATGTATTTACCAAATGGTATGTTCCCTTTAGTATTGTCAAAATGAGTTTTTAGAAGTTCTCCCATTACTTCTTTAGTAGAATCTGGTCTACCATCAAAGAATACCTCACACCATTCTTTGTTATAATTCCATAACAATTCATGCTCATTGAATACCTTACATTCTACAAACACTTCGTATTTAAGTGTATGAGTTCTGAAGTCATCACAAACAATTTGCCACTGCTCTTGAATTTCATTATCATCATAATATGTTAGATTAATATCAATGGTAAGCGTGTCCAAATTCACCTTAAAACCAACAAGGTGTAAATCCACGTCTGTCTCATAACTTAACTTTGAAATTGCAGCATCTAAATCTTCAAGCATTACAACTCACCTCATTAACTCCCTTCTGGGTTCTCTTAATCTTTATTATAAACGAGTATTTATAGGATTTATCATACTAATTGCATTCGAGGTAACTAATACTCTTGGTGTTGGGATTTGAATATGTGTAAAGTTAGAATCACTACTTCTCACTTACTATTTGATCAAAGGTTAATTGGTGTCCATTCATTATTCTTTTGAAAGCGAAATAAAAATAATTAC
It encodes:
- a CDS encoding MBL fold metallo-hydrolase, whose amino-acid sequence is MKNLIKESEQFILYSLSDGVYAAISKPGQGAWSNAGIVDLGEALLIFDSFSTPSAGYELRRQAEDMTGKKVKYLINSHYHGDHTFGNQAFIDTTIISTSLTRKWIEEKNKMDDVAKEIEEMQVYLKSLKDQIQKNQDRIMKASLENQLNEMTKVLNDLPIMKIVLPHVIFDEKLIIEGTKRKVELHCFGGGHSPSDTFMYLPLEKIGFMGDVVTEDLHLPIYNPEEFQLILDKVKQMDIETFIPGHGNVGNRDILYTLEEYLSFLIKSSKEAIANKVPLESFVENVETPSKYKDWKGIKGIQGNLSAAYSYYSGE